A single region of the Etheostoma cragini isolate CJK2018 chromosome 3, CSU_Ecrag_1.0, whole genome shotgun sequence genome encodes:
- the LOC117942197 gene encoding uncharacterized protein LOC117942197 isoform X2, producing the protein MTADRWIFLLALCFICVSSNEQNSDDCETHTLTAALGSSVLLPCNFTTIQLNWVSWAHTLKGDLVHIKSEGRIMFLDHRNGRVKVFPNQGSKGNYSIFIDKLNNSDMGCYHCKQGRDCLQVELVAERDARSEKMRLQIFISAGVAALILLSVSGYCCTKCKLCCNYRKQYNTNNPEGAGTDGVSATPVETDRVPVELQQRVFPFPTVAANDHLVYENDDQGPSKQQGDPTRNYCSPTSGVLPDPQGTQPIQSASGIYPNLNQFERMENQRKKQRFHQELFSRLRQASVSRHYYVNQSEINQQQAMPTQVKNHPKGRGKKKAKEKAECKNPIYNRSTDQLNHL; encoded by the exons AGCAGAATTCCGATGATTGTGAGACGCACACACTCACTGCTGCACTTGGCTCCTCTGTGCTCCTGCCATGCAACTTTACAACAATTCAACTCAACTGGGTGTCCTGGGCCCATACTCTCAAGGGAGATCTGGTCCATATCAAATCTGAAGGTCGTATTATGTTCCTGGACCACAGGAATGGTCGGGTGAAAGTCTTTCCTAATCAGGGCTCAAAGGGGAACTACTCCATCTTCATCGATAAACTTAACAACTCTGACATGGGGTGTTATCACTGTAAGCAGGGTCGTGACTGTCTTCAAGTGGAGTTGGTTGCTGAAAGAG ATGCTCGGAGTGAAAAGATGAGGCTACAGATTTTCATCAGTGCTGGTGTGGCTGCTTTGATCCTGCTGAGCGTCAGTGGCTACTGCTGCACCAAGTGCAAAT tgtgttGCAATTACAGAAAGCAGTATAATACGAACAATCCTGAAGGTGCAGGCACTGACG GTGTCAGTGCTACACCTGTGGAAACAGATAGAGTGCCTGTAGAGTTGCAGCAGAGAG TGTTTCCTTTTCCCACAGTAGCAGCCAATGATCATCTTGTTTATG AAAATGATGACCAAGGCCCATCCAAACAGCAGGGTGACCCCACCAGAAATTATTGCAGTCCGACATCAGGTGTTCTGCCTGATCCGCAAGGGACTCAACCCATTCAAAGTGCCAGTGGGATTTATCCAAACTTGAACCAG TTTGAGAGGATGGAaaatcagagaaaaaaacagagatttCATCAAG AGCTCTTCAGCAGATTACGGCAAGCAAGTGTCAGTCGGCATTATTACG TTAACCAAAGTGAAATCAACCAGCAACAAGCCATGCCAACTCAGGTGAAGAATCATCCCAAAG GTCGGGGGAAGAAGAAAGCCAAAGAAA AAGCTGAATGCAAAAACCCAATTTACAACAGGAGTACAGACCAGCTCAACCATCTATAG
- the dhx40 gene encoding probable ATP-dependent RNA helicase DHX40, whose product MSKSTRLHSKENESEHLPIYQHKAKLIQAVKDSTFLVVTGETGSGKTTQLPKYLHQAGLCKDGKIGITQPRRVAAITVAQRVAQEMECNLGREVGYQVRFDDCTSQSTVVKYMTDGCLLREILADPVLSQYSVVVLDEVHERSLNTDILLGLLKKMFSNPAKAPRGRSFPLKVVVMSATLETDKLSAFLGGCPIFAIPGRAFPVSCTFGFAVGPKDIESTGYAKEVVKVALDVHTSEMAGDILVFLTGQSEIERACDLLYEKAESIDYRYDVQDQTVEGLLILPLYGSMPTDQQRQIFQPPPAGIRKCVVATNIAATSLTINGIKYIIDSGFVKQLNHNSRVGMDILEVVPISKSEAQQRAGRAGRTSAGKCFRIYTKEFWEKSMPEYTVPEIQRTSLTAVILTLKCLGVHDVIRFPYLDCPEERFILEALKQLYQFDAIDRRGRVTPLGELMVEFPLHPGLTRAVLKAASLGCQDLLLPVAAMLSVENIFIRPGHPEKQKEADKKHRALAAKSGSMNDFATLLSVFQSCKSSERPSAWCKDNWIHWRALKSAFSVETQLREILLRLQQKKDFPVETFDGNKSELFRRCLCTGYFTNVARRSVGRVFCTMDGHGSMVHVHPSSSLFDQEDELNWVIFHDVLVTSRVYIRTVCPIRYEWVKDLLPKLHEVDIYELSGVAREEVTDEEMIKWETREAAKRQAEVSVEDVMKKLEKRNNETTVSDARARYLQRKQQRQQNKAL is encoded by the exons ATGTCCAAATCAACGAGATTgcattcaaaagaaaatgagtcCGAACACCTGCCGATCTATCAGCACAAAGCCAAACTGATCCAGGCTGTCAAAGACAGCACTTTCCTGGTGGTGACCGGCGAGACTGGCAGCGGGAAAACCACGCAACTTCCAAAGTACCTGCATCAAGCAG GTCTTTGTAAAGATGGCAAAATTGGCATCACACAGCCCCGCCGGGTGGCTGCCATCACAGTGGCCCAGAGGGTAGCCCAAGAGATGGAGTGCAATCTGGGTAGAGAGGTTGGCTACCAAGTACGCTTTGATGACTGCACATCACAG AGCACCGTGGTGAAGTACATGACAGACGGATGTTTGCTCAGAGAGATCCTAGCAGATCCTGTACTTTCTCAGTACAGTGTTGTAGTCTTGGATGAAGTCCACGAACGCAGCCTTAACACA GATATTCTCCTGGGGTTACTGAAGAAAATGTTCTCCAACCCTGCTAAGGCCCCCAGGGGCCGATCCTTCCCTTTGAAGGTGGTGGTGATGTCCGCCACCTTGGAAACTGACAAACTTTCAGCTTTTCTTGGTGGCTGTCCCATCTTTGCTATCCCAGGGAGGGCTTTTCCTGTCAGCTGCAcatttggttttgctgtagGACCTAAAGACATAGAGAGCACTGGTTATGCAAAAGAG GTTGTCAAAGTGGCCCTTGATGTGCATACCAGTGAAATGGCTGGGgatattcttgtgtttttgacag GTCAGTCAGAGATTGAGCGAGCTTGTGACTTGTTATATGAAAAAGCTGAGTCTATTGATTACCGCTACGATGTTCAGGACCAAACAGTGGAGGGCCTTCTTATTTTGCCTCTTTATGGATCCATGCCCACTG ATCAACAGAGGCAGATCTTTCAGCCTCCACCTGCAGGAATAAGGAAGTGTGTAGTGGCCACAAACATTGCAGCAACATCTCTCACCATCAATGGAATAAA GTACATCATAGATAGCGGGTTTGTGAAGCAACTCAACCACAACTCAAGGGTGGGCATGGATATCTTGGAGGTGGTGCCTATTTCAAA GAGCGAGGCTCAGCAGAGAGCCGGCCGTGCTGGAAGAACTTCAGCCGGTAAGTGCTTTCGAATCTACACTAAGGAATTCTGGGAGAAGAGCATGCCTGAATATACAGTTCCGGAAATCCAGAGGACAAGTCTAACTGCGGTGATACTCACACTCAAGTGCCTGGGCGTTCATGATGTCATTAG gttCCCTTATCTAGACTGTCCAGAGGAACGGTTTATTCTTGAGGCATTAAAACAGCTCTACCAATTTGATGCCATTGATAG GAGAGGTAGAGTGACCCCGCTGGGGGAGCTGATGGTGGAGTTCCCCCTGCACCCAGGCCTTACCAGGGCCGTGCTCAAAGCCGCGTCGCTCGGCTGTCAGGACCTGCTGCTCCCCGTGGCCGCCATGCTGTCCGTAGAGAACATTTTTATCAGGCCAG GCCACCCTGAGAAGCAGAAAGAGGCAGATAAAAAGCACAGAGCGCTGGCGGCCAAGAGCGGCAGTATGAATGACTTTGCTACTCTCCTCAGTGTGTTTCAGTCATGTAAATCCAG TGAAAGACCCTCAGCCTGGTGTAAGGATAATTGGATCCACTGGAGGGCGCTGAAGTCGGCCTTTAGTGTGGAGACTCAGTTGAGAGAGATCCTCCTCCGCCTCCAACAG AAGAAAGATTTCCCTGTGGAGACATTTGATGGCAATAAGAGTGAACTCTTCAGACGGTGTCTGTGTACAGGATACTTTACCAACGTTGCCAGAAG GTCCGTTGGAAGAGTGTTTTGCACAATGGATGGCCATGGATCCATGGTTCACGTTCATCCATCATCATCg CTGTTTGACCAGGAGGATGAGCTGAACTGGGTCATTTTCCACGATGTGCTGGTGACCTCACGGGTGTACATCAGGACTGTGTGTCCTATTCGATACGAGTGGGTGAAGGACTTATTACCTAAACTCCATGAGGTGGATATCTATGAGCTGAGTGGTGTGGCGAGAGAAGAAGTGACTGATGAGGAGATGATAAAATGGGAGACCAGGGAAGCTGCCAAAAGACAAGCAG aggtTTCTGTTGAGGATGTCATGAAAAAACTGGAGAAGCGAAACAATGAAACCACTGTCAGTGATGCTCGTGCTCGCTACCTGCAAAGAaagcaacaaagacaacaaaataaagctctttga
- the LOC117942197 gene encoding uncharacterized protein LOC117942197 isoform X1: MTADRWIFLLALCFICVSSNEEPHFDNSCEQNSDDCETHTLTAALGSSVLLPCNFTTIQLNWVSWAHTLKGDLVHIKSEGRIMFLDHRNGRVKVFPNQGSKGNYSIFIDKLNNSDMGCYHCKQGRDCLQVELVAERDARSEKMRLQIFISAGVAALILLSVSGYCCTKCKLCCNYRKQYNTNNPEGAGTDGVSATPVETDRVPVELQQRVAANDHLVYENDDQGPSKQQGDPTRNYCSPTSGVLPDPQGTQPIQSASGIYPNLNQFERMENQRKKQRFHQELFSRLRQASVSRHYYVNQSEINQQQAMPTQVKNHPKGRGKKKAKEKAECKNPIYNRSTDQLNHL; this comes from the exons AAGAGCCTCACTTTGACAACTCTTGTGAGCAGAATTCCGATGATTGTGAGACGCACACACTCACTGCTGCACTTGGCTCCTCTGTGCTCCTGCCATGCAACTTTACAACAATTCAACTCAACTGGGTGTCCTGGGCCCATACTCTCAAGGGAGATCTGGTCCATATCAAATCTGAAGGTCGTATTATGTTCCTGGACCACAGGAATGGTCGGGTGAAAGTCTTTCCTAATCAGGGCTCAAAGGGGAACTACTCCATCTTCATCGATAAACTTAACAACTCTGACATGGGGTGTTATCACTGTAAGCAGGGTCGTGACTGTCTTCAAGTGGAGTTGGTTGCTGAAAGAG ATGCTCGGAGTGAAAAGATGAGGCTACAGATTTTCATCAGTGCTGGTGTGGCTGCTTTGATCCTGCTGAGCGTCAGTGGCTACTGCTGCACCAAGTGCAAAT tgtgttGCAATTACAGAAAGCAGTATAATACGAACAATCCTGAAGGTGCAGGCACTGACG GTGTCAGTGCTACACCTGTGGAAACAGATAGAGTGCCTGTAGAGTTGCAGCAGAGAG TAGCAGCCAATGATCATCTTGTTTATG AAAATGATGACCAAGGCCCATCCAAACAGCAGGGTGACCCCACCAGAAATTATTGCAGTCCGACATCAGGTGTTCTGCCTGATCCGCAAGGGACTCAACCCATTCAAAGTGCCAGTGGGATTTATCCAAACTTGAACCAG TTTGAGAGGATGGAaaatcagagaaaaaaacagagatttCATCAAG AGCTCTTCAGCAGATTACGGCAAGCAAGTGTCAGTCGGCATTATTACG TTAACCAAAGTGAAATCAACCAGCAACAAGCCATGCCAACTCAGGTGAAGAATCATCCCAAAG GTCGGGGGAAGAAGAAAGCCAAAGAAA AAGCTGAATGCAAAAACCCAATTTACAACAGGAGTACAGACCAGCTCAACCATCTATAG